Within the Ranitomeya imitator isolate aRanImi1 chromosome 8, aRanImi1.pri, whole genome shotgun sequence genome, the region CTAAATGTGCAAAACAATGAAATTTATCACTTCTATTACTTATAGATTGGTGGGGGACCTGGACTTGAGACCCCATAGATCACTGAAAACACCAATAAAGTCTGCAGCTTAGGATACAGATTCACAGCTCGTGCCTGATCGTCGACTTTCTACTGAATCTGTGCTCCGCTGTGTTCACGGTCAGGCAGGAGAAAGATGTATGACCAATAACAAATATGTAGAGGACATTACACAAATCCAAGGCTTACCGGCCGGGCTTAATGACTCCTAGAAACCACAAAGCTAATTCACATTTTATGGGATGGCTGACCACGTACTCACTTGGCTAAGGACATAGAATATCCTTATGTTCCAGAATCTTGACTGCTCCCTCAGAAAGTTTTTCATATAAACATTTTGGAAATTTCGAGCACAGACCACCAGTGTTATGAAGGTTTCGTCATCTTCATTGTCGGTCACATGGGTCACGATTGGCAGCATCGGAGCTACTCCTGTTCCCGAACACAGCATGATCAGCTCCCCAAACTAGGAGAAGACAAGCGAGACAAGAACTCGGAAACTGATTGAGACATTGTCATCTTATGGCCACCATACACATGGTGAAAGGTGAACACTGATTTTGGCGGCACCGGCTGGTCACCTGATGTGTTTAGGGGCCTCAAAACTCTTCCATGCCAGATGTCGGAGGAGGATATAATGATGTCGGAATTTCAAGCCTCTGCTAAAGATGGACAGTGGCACCTTTCTTCTCACCCCCCATTCTTGCCAAAGCTTTGACCACTTTGCCAGAGCTTGGAAAAACTGGCGTGAAAACTCCAAGAGTCGCCCAATTTTTGTAAAATTGGGTTGCACAATTAATTCTGCAATTTTTCAAAACAATTTACACCACAATTCTGCCGAAATGGCTTTGATGAATCGAggtctatgttttctctgaaacatatCAGAATTTCGGAGAAAGGCATACCACTCTGCACTCATGCAGCctggctctgattcatgctacccgtcgtggtttgggcagcatgaattgagtgacaggttccttttaatagagACAAAGTACAAAGTTTTTTGGAGCAAGAAAAGGGTACATAGCCTTAAGTCCTGACCTTGTTTGGCTTGTATAAGAAACCTCCAAATGGTCCTCTCCATGCTATAGAGTCTCCCGGCTTCCAGCACtttatgtactgtgacatcaagcCGTGCTCGTAAACCTGTAACAAGTTCTTTACATTATCATAGGAAATGCCACATTTGTATCACGCATAATTTAGTATTATCTTATATATTTACCCAGAAGAAGACTGTATATTCCATTATTACCCACAAAGGTTCCCAAGACACCCATGTAACAACCTCCGCTTGGAAAGTAGAGCTAAAACtaagctcttaaaggggatgtccactacagAACACTGCTTGCTCAATCAATCCAGGGTTACATATCAAATAAAAACTATGGATACTCACCTCCGCAGCAGTGATATTGGTGCAGTTGACAAGACATTGTTttatcatgtgaccactgcagtcagcCGGCAGTCGCTGATCGTCCGCAGCTCATCAATAGTTAGAGTGGTCGTGTGCCTTGCAACTGCTGCAGCCAGTGTCACATCACCCGCCTTGAACAGCAACTGTGCAGCTGCGAGAGGAGAGTATCCATTGATTTTAGTTTTTTTATGGGGTCCAGAATTTATTAAGCAGAAGTTGTCGAGCAGTGAACAACACCTTTACCATTGGTTGGGCAAGTTAGATTGCCACGTTTGGAAGTCATCCCTTATCCGTAGGATATAATGTAAAGTACGGTAACGATTATagggggtccaactgctgggacaAGTCTTAGCAGGTCAAGCACTCACCCCCTCCGCTCCATTTACTCCCAATGGGACTGCCGGAGATAGCAGAGCTCTGTGCTCTAGAAGTCCCATAGAGGACGAATGCAGGGCAGGAAGGTATGGTCAACCTAAGCTCCATTCATACAGGGCTCTTCAGATCCCCATTCTCTGTACTGGTGGAAGCCCCAGAAGTCGGACCCTCAGTGATCAGAGAGTCAATCACTATCATACAGATAGGAAGCAACTTCCAAACTTTGCACAAACCGTAGTGATaatacaacccctttaatgcctATAAAAAGTACATGTACCTTTATTAAAACTTCAAAAAAGCCCTGTACATCCACAGAACTGATGGGGGTGTACGCTCTTTGGATCTCCATCCCATTTACTACACCTCTGCGAAAGTAAAGATACGAAAGTCACATTTTTAGAAGGCACTGTAGCGGTCATTGTGCCCAGTGCGAAGATTATGGAGTCGTACTGCTACTTATTGTAGGGGAGAGGATTGTGATAGGGAGACCCTAGGCTGCTCCATCATGTATCGGGAAGACGTTCACTACTTAGCTCATTCTATTAAACTGTAATCTTAGCGGGACGGGTCTCTTGGcatgcttgttgatggtttccattAGGGTGAAGGCACGCTTTGCTAAACAGACGAAGGAGGGAGGAATGAAACGTTGCCCCCTTTACCATTCAGGGGGGCTGAAGATTGTCTGTATGTTATCCAAAGGTGATAATTTGTGGATCAACAGGGAGCCAACCCCGCAGTACCCCAAAACTCAAAAGTGATTCATCAGAATAGAGAGGTGACCACACATATTTCACCGCTCCTCCATTCATTTTCTTTGGGGCTGCAGAAGGCCGAGCTGGtgctcccatagagaatgaatagagcggtgGCACGTACGGTACATGTGCGGCCACCGCTCCATTCCTATGGGGCATTTCAGAGCGGGGACAATCCATCAACAAGGAAAATATCAGTCCGGGTATGTGATACCTCAGCACAAGATGTTGTCCTAGCTTCAGTCCCAAACTAGTCCCGGATGGGAGCTGAAATCTGTAGCGACCGGTGTCCTCAGTCTCCTGCTCCACGGAGCCCAGCGGGAACTCAGAAAAGGTTTCTGAAGTCAGCAGCGCATTGCGGTTCTGTGGGAGGACGGCGGCGGGTCATCACATGATCACCGATCGGAGAAAACCAACCCTAGACAATCCCCCTCATTATAATGCAGAATCTACATGTGCAGTATTCATCTATAACGGCCCCAGAATTACAGTCTGTATCATAGTACAAAGCTGCATTCACCCTTCAGAGCTGAACTCTTCCAGCAATATCAAATTTCGCTCTAGTGATTTGCATTCTGTGAAGCGTCGTCTGCACGGTCAATATAAGAAATATAACTAATTTCTGAAGGTGTTATATCAGGTCACATAATCTgaacagaattgtgaatgcagctctggagtataacatagATTGCAATCCATGCCCAGTACAAGAGAACTAATGCAGAGTATACATGACGTTACTGCGCAATAAATCACCTGTACTCGGATTTTCCGCAGGAGGTCGGGGTTGTCTTTCTCCTTCGCTTTCTCCCATAATTCCAGCTCGGCCTGATAGAGatcatatatacagggggagcagcCGCTTCCGCAGCACTGTGCCGCCGACGGCTCCACCGGTTTTAGCGATGACCAGTCATTCTTATCATTGTTGGTCATAACCTGTAGAGAAAAAAAACCACAAGAGATTTTAGTTTGCAGATACAGCTCCAGtgcttattattactatttataggGCCATCTGCTAATTAAGAATATTTGATAATAATGGCAACGACGTTGCCAGATTAACTCCTTCGCTTCTGTTTAACCATTTGGGCGCTGCTGCCAATCACCGACTGCAGCATTTCGATGGCTTTGCACTCAGTGCGTGAACCTGTGACTGGGCATCATGGGAAACCGGTAATTTACCCACAGACTACAATACTGCGTCACATCAAACAATCGCAGGTTTgatcccccccaccccccactcTAGAGagactaaaaaaacaaataaaaaaaatgaaaatattaaaatatatatatatatatatatatatatatatatatatatatatatatatatatatatatatatatataaataaaaaggttaacttttttttttacatattcaaaaataataaaatatatataaatgtcacCAGACCCAAACTGACAGCCTCACAGACACGTCATGGCGGTACGTTCGGTCCGGCCACTCAGGTCTCTACACGGACAGTGACACCCATCTGAAACCTGTCTAAAAAGTGTTCAAAATGTCATTTACACCCCAAAATGGTAGAAATAAAACTAAAGCTCGTGacatagaaaaatacaaaaaaggtAAGAAAAAGTTCAACATTTCTTAACCATTAAAAtagattttttccccgttttccagtgcaTTTTCCCACAAAACACACATAAGACACGCACTACTAGATAGATATCCAGTACGTGCACACagtgcacagacacacacacagcgtgcgcacacacacacacacagcgtgcgcacagacacacacacagcgtgcgcacagacacacacacagcgtgcgcacagacacacacacagcgtgCGTACGGACACACACAGCCCgcgcacagacagacacacacagtgcgcacagacacacacacacacagcgtgcgCACGGACACACACAGCgtgcgcacagacacacacacacacacagcgtgcgcacacacacacacacacacacagcgtgcgcacagacacacacacagcgtgcgcagacagacacacagcccgcgcatagacacacacacagcgtgcgcacagacagacacacagcgtgcgcacagacagacacacagcccgcgcatagacacacacacagcgtgcgcacagacagacacacagcgtgcgcacagacagacacacagcgtgcgcacagacagacacacagcgtgcgcatagacacacacacagcgtgcgcacagacagacacacagcgtGCGCATAGACACACACCCGCTCACCTGACGCTGCCAGTgcctcactcccatcatcccttgcGCGCCAACATGGCGGCCTCCATGCTCGTCCCATCCGCGGCCGGGCTGTCCTGCGCTCACAGAACCGGTCTCCGATGCCTGAGTGTCAGCGCAAGCCGCAGCAAGAAGCAGGTGGAGCGTCCCCGGCAGAGGAAGGAGCCGCTGGAGATCCCGGGGCTGGAGCGGATCACGTACGCGGACCGCTGTTACTACGTCCCCTGGCTGGCGCGGCCCAAGTACACGGAGTTTCGCATGGACTGGAACCCGCAGTATTACCGCTCCCCGCCCGTCCAGCAGATGGCGCTGTACAAGGAGCAGCCCTCCTATATGTTCAACCCCAAGTGCCGGCTGCTGGGAGGTATGGCGGCAGTGTCCCTGGGACGTGAGGCCTCTGTCTGACGCTTCTCCGGCCCCGCACACTTCGGTTTTCTTTCTGTTATTCCTCCTGCAAAACACTGAATAAATTGCCAGTTGGTTGTGTGGCGTGTGTCAAACTGCATATTGGCCGGTCCCGGTCTGCGGGGTGGGCGGGCCGGTCCCGGTCTGCGGGGTGGGCGGGCCGGTCCCGGGCTGTGCGTGGGCGGGCCGGTCCCGGTCTGCGGGGTGGGCGGGCCGGTCCCGGGCTGTGCGTGGGCGGGCCGGTCCCGGGCTGTGCGTGGGCGGGCCGGTCCCGAGCTGTGCGTGGGCGGGCCGGTCCCGGGCTGTGCGTGGGCGGGCCGGTCCCGGGCTGTGCGTGGGCGGGCCGGTCCCGGGCTGTGCGTGGGCGGGCCGGTCCCGAGCTGTGCGTGGGCGGGCCGGTCCCGGGCTGTGCGTGGGCGGGCCGGTCCCAAGCTGTGCGTGGGCGGGCCGGTCCCGGGCTGTGCGTGGGCGGGCCGGTCCCGGGCTGTGCGTGGGCGGGCCGGTCCCGGGCTGTGCGTGGGCGGGCCGGTCCCGGGCTGTGCGTGGGCGGGCCGGTCCCGGGCTGTGCGTGGGCGGGCCGGTCCCGGGCTGTGCGTGGGCGGGCCGGTCCCGGGCTGTGGGCGGGCTGTGCGTGGGCGGGCCGGTCCCGGGCTGTGCGTGGGCGGGCCGGTCCCGGGCTGCGGAACGATCTGTAGGAGGATTTTATCTGGGGTCTATGTCGGACCTGATGTGTAGTCTGGAATAATTATGAGATGCGCTAAAGGGGTCCCATACTATTTGCGATCCGCATGCTGTGTGTCGGGGGTCTGTTCTAGATAAGTGGGGTGCAGGGGGCATAAGGGGAAAAGTTCTCGTATTCAGAATCTTTGGCGTGGATGTGTAACGGAGGCTTCAGCATCTCTTGTTCTCTAGGACCCGACGTGTTCATGGATTTCAGTAAGAGCTGTGTAATGTTTCCtgtctcctgtggtggcgctgcagggaaattgagcTTTTTTTGCCGGGGTcccacactgatcgtggctgatctcCGGGGTTTCGGCAGTGCTACATTCTGTGATCTGCTCCTTCTTGGTTTATGCTCGCAGAGTCACATCTTTCCCTCCTCTGTATCAGGTGTGAAGCAGGCGCTATGGCTGACAAAGTCCAAGCTGATAGAAGGATTGCCACAGAGGATAGTGGACGTGTGTGAAGACCCGACCTATGCATTCCCCAATCACCAGGAAGTGGTGCACAATGCGATCTCCAATGCCTGTCTATGGAGCACCACCGAAGAAATAAGAGAGCGAGAAGAGTACTGGTGAGTGTGACAGTGACTGGAGTCTATTAAACAGGTTGTCTCTGCTTCCTAAATGGGTAAAATTGTAGAACTGCAATTTATTTATTGCTCGTTGCCGGCCATCTCTGCAGTCTAACAGAGGTGGCCAAGAGTGCAGCGCTTCCAAACTCTTTGCTTTAGAGCTTGTAAGCGTTGCTCTGAATCAGAGTAAATAACTGGATTTGGCCAACTTCAGTCCCCCTGCGCTCCTcagatgctgcagaggcaaagcgtCCTCTGTTTGCACAGGTCGGACCATCAGAGCGACTGTGCCACAGGTCTGAACTATCAATCATCAGGAGTactggggatgggagaactacaatacccagatagattagcgaaattaggattatttagtctagaaaaaagacgactgaggggcgatctaataaccatgtataagtatataaggggacaatacaaatatctcgctgaggatctgtttataccaaggaaggtgacgggcacaagggggcattctttgcgtctggaggagagaaggtttttccaccaacatagaagaggattctttactgttagggcagtgagaatctggaattgcttgcctgaggaggtggtgatggcgaactcagtcgaggggttcaagagaggcctggatgtcttcctggagcagaacaatattgtatcatacaattattaggttctgtagaaggacgtagatctgggtatttattatgatggaatataggctgaactggatggacaaatgtcttttttcggccttactaactatgttactatgtatgagtaCACTGCCTCCTGGCAAGCAGGAAGCCGGGAGACAGAGGAGCGCTGTGCTCCTGAAGAAAGAACATGAGAAGCCCCCATTTAGCAGAGGATACTCAGAAATGGAGTACTTGGAaagatacaggggagatggcattaaAAGGATTGTTTCATCAGTCAGCAAAGACACTCCAAAGGTGTATGGAGAGGGATTGTCTTCATGAGACTCCCCCTTTAAGGAATGCCATTAGGGTGATCATTAAATTCTATCCCAACTTTTCTATAATATTGTACTTGTAGAATTTATCTTCATACAAAGTTGCCTCTTGTAAATACATTGTATCACTTATCTGATACTAATTATCAATTTAtagtatcctccagagctgcattcataattctacTGAACCCAAATCTTCCAGTGTTTAATGCTGGCTAAAAGCTAATTATGTCTAAACAAACTTTATAGCAGTGTACATGTGTTatcctattttatataaaaaaaataaatggaggAGGTGTGGGACAAGAAGCTAAGAAACTACAAGGAAGAAAAAGATTATGTGACACTTGGAGAAACAGCTCTAGGGGTCTTCACTGAACTGGTTCtagtgggggtctagtttcctttCCCTGGAAAGCTGACCTGTCACGAGATTTAATAATTCAAACTGCATACGTTATTAGATCTTTTAGACCTGATGAGGTTGGGGTACTTACTTAGAAAATACATGTTAAAATGATTGTACAATCTTCAAATTAAAatgaagtacaccagcctcatcaggtctagaaGTTGTATTTATTAATGTATGCAGTGTATATTGTGAGACGATCCGCtctgagaaaaaaacaaaagatgGGGGGAAAAATGTAATTCCTCGTTTCTTTTGTTTAAGTCCGAAGCTGCTGCAAAACCTCCTGTATTTGTGCCAAACACAGAACCACATCTATCCTTCACTGTCACAGAGGACAATTGTGGAGAATTGGAAATTGAGGACTTCTTGGCATAAAGGTAAACTCCATCTATAAACCTTATTCCTCTAAGCTTAACCCCTCGTGTGTTTGAGGTGGATTTCACATTGCCGTAACATGACTGCATCCCCTCCTCCTTTTTCTTATGGCAAAATCCAGGTATTGTGGtgggcttaaaggggttctccgctTTGGACAATCTCTGTTGAAGGGTACTTTTACAATAATATAGGAATAGAGTATTTCCTGCTGTGACCCATAGTGataataacttgttttcaccatGCAACCCTTTTAATATCAGCTAATGCGAGAAAGGCCTTTAGTTGCTCAGAGcttaccttgggttcctttgtaaCCTCGGGTACTGTTATACATTTTGGActtggagtgatttttttttttgttttggtcagCAACTCCCAGGGAAGGTAATAATGGTCTTGAATTTCCTCCATTTGTATACAACCTGTCTGACTGCGGATTGGTGGACAGTGCAAATTGATAGCAACAGGTCTGTGTAATGCAAAAAGGGACAGGTCCGCCAGAGCAAAAACAAAATCTCCACTGTGGCAAAGGAATGAGAATCCTCAACAACATGACCCTAGATCAACTCCAAAATAGGGCACTGGGAAATGTGTTTTCTAAACATGACTGATTTAGATTCGGCATCAggtcactttttattttattttgcagacTCCACCATTTACCATGTGAGAGGGACTGATGGATCACTGATGAGCGCCAAGACCCCACTGGAACCACTGGCTTCCTCCAGTGAAATCCAAGCGACGGCGCAGCATGTCCTGGCCTCCCTGTATCCACTGTCTCCTGCTATTGATCTACAAGAGGTGAATGTGTACGAAGAGAAAAACGGCATAGGTACGTCTAGTCGTCAGCTGTATGCATCGGCTACTTACCTGACGgcatcttcttttgattagccagtctGGCGGGACGTCACATGTTATCGTTGTGGTGTGACGCACATTGAGCCAGGCCGGCTGATCAAAGACGAGCCATCAGATGAGAGGCAATTATCAGAACTTCCGTCCTGTGACCAAAGATAACTGATGCGGCCACTGGACCTGGTCCAATTCGCACCAATCTAGTCATTTGCAATCTAATCTAATTTTCCAATTTTATTTTTGCAGGATTTAAGGACGGGTTCCCATATTCCCACCCGCACACCGTATACCTCACTGAGCCGTGTAGCACCAGAGCAAAATTCCTTCCAGACCAGCTGAGAGCTAAAATGCTAATGATCGCTTTTGGAGGAGCTGTAGCCAAAGCCAAGATCCTCTTTGGGGTAAGAGCCTGATTGTATTTTTAGCATTGGGGATTAACCCTTTGGTCTGCATCATATCGAGTTTACACTGCATCGTGTGTATTCGGTGCAGGGCTGCACTGTGTAGACTTTGCACATCTAGATCCTGGGAGATTCATGTGGGGCTTGTCCGTATCTACTCCAGAATGATCATGGTAACAGTTTTCGTTGTTCACCAGGAGGATGTGAAGACTCTGCCACAACCAATTGTAGTGCAGAGCGTGGGCACCGACGGGCAGTTGTTCCACTTCATGGTGCTGCAGCTAAATACCCTCAATCTAGAATCTAATGATGGCATTAAGAACATTGTCTGGATGGACGGAGACCAGGCGCTCTACGACACGGTGGCGTTCAAGCCAAAAATAAAGAGGAAGGTGGTTTTGGTAAGTGTCTGGAGCCATATGCTCATAAGGTCGGAGGAATCGAAACAGTGCCACCCCTGGCCACAGCTTATATGCGGTATTATGGCTCCATCCGACAGAGCTGAGATACCACAGACTCTTATAGGTCTCTTTAAGAAGGTGTCTATATTCTTATCCTTTAAATCCCAGGGATGTAATAGTCAAAGTAGATGCAGAAGCCAAGGCAAGGTATTAGGACAAGAAAAGAAATACAAAACCAAGAGTGTCATACATCGGTCTGAATTTTGACGTTTATGttgaatatataccgtatatacactgctcaaaaaataaagggaacacttaaacaacagaatataactccaagtaaatcaaacttctgtgaaatcaaactgtccacttaggaagcaacactgattgacaatcaatttcacatgctgttgtgcaaatggaatagacaacagatggaaattattggcaattatcaagacaccctcaataaaggaatggttctgcaggtggggaccacagaccacatctcagtaccaatgctttctggctggtgttttggtcacttttgaatgttggttgtgctttcacactcgtggtagctagTGATGAGCTGGTATACTTGTTgctcttgctcgggttttcccgagcacgcttgggtggtctccgagtatttatgaatgctcggagatttagttttccttggggCAGCTGGataatttgcggctactagacagcttgattacatgtggggattccttagcaaccaggcaacccccacatgtactcagcctggctagtagccataaatcatccagctgaggcaatgaaaactaaatctccgagcagtcataaatactgggagactacccgagcatgctccggaaaatccgagcaacgagtatactcgcttatcactagtggtagcatgagacggactctacaacccacacaagtggctcaggtagtgcagctcatccaggatggcacatcaatgcgagctgtggcaagaaggtttgctgtgtctgtcagcgtagtgtccagaggctggaggcgctaccaggagacaggccagtacaccaggagacgtggagggggcagtaggagggcaacaacccagcagcaggaccgctacctccgtgtttgtgcaaggaggaacaggaggagcactgccagagccctgcaaaatgacctccagcaggccacaaatatgtatgtgtctgcacaaatggttagaacttgactccatgaggatggtctgagtgcccgacgtccacagatgggggttgtgctcacagcccaacaccgtgcaggacgcttggcagttgccacagaacaccaggattggcaaattcgccactggcgccctgtgttcttcacagatgaaagcaggttcacactgagtacatgtgacatagtctggagacgccgtgcagagcg harbors:
- the CYB5RL gene encoding NADH-cytochrome b5 reductase-like isoform X3, with translation MMGVRHWQRQVMTNNDKNDWSSLKPVEPSAAQCCGSGCSPCIYDLYQAELELWEKAKEKDNPDLLRKIRVQVYEHGLMSQYIKCWKPGDSIAWRGPFGGFLYKPNKFGELIMLCSGTGVAPMLPIVTHVTDNEDDETFITLVVCARNFQNVYMKNFLREQSRFWNIRIFYVLSQEQSLDNLPMSYRENSKLGRIDSEFLAQVLETCRRKPYTLVCGSVSFTEDMTAMMKFLQNDITSIFSF
- the CYB5RL gene encoding NADH-cytochrome b5 reductase-like isoform X5: MMGVRHWQRQVMTNNDKNDWSSLKPVEPSAAQCCGSGCSPCIYDLYQAELELWEKAKEKDNPDLLRKIRVQNRNALLTSETFSEFPLGSVEQETEDTGRYRFQLPSGTSLGLKLGQHLVLRGVVNGMEIQRAYTPISSVDVQGFFEVLIKVYEHGLMSQYIKCWKPGDSIAWRGPFGGFLYKPNKFGELIMLCSGTGVAPMLPIVTHVTDNEDDETFITLVVCARNFQNVYMKNFLREQSRFWNIRIFYVLSQEQSLDNLPMSYRENSKLGRIDSEFLAQVLETCRRKPYTLVCGSVSFTEDMTAMMKFLQNDITSIFSF
- the CYB5RL gene encoding NADH-cytochrome b5 reductase-like isoform X4, whose amino-acid sequence is MISIRPSWNYGRKRRRKTTPTSCGKSEYRGVVNGMEIQRAYTPISSVDVQGFFEVLIKVYEHGLMSQYIKCWKPGDSIAWRGPFGGFLYKPNKFGELIMLCSGTGVAPMLPIVTHVTDNEDDETFITLVVCARNFQNVYMKNFLREQSRFWNIRIFYVLSQEQSLDNLPMSYRENSKLGRIDSEFLAQVLETCRRKPYTLVCGSVSFTEDMTAMMKFLQNDITSIFSF
- the CYB5RL gene encoding NADH-cytochrome b5 reductase-like isoform X2, producing MTNNDKNDWSSLKPVEPSAAQCCGSGCSPCIYDLYQAELELWEKAKEKDNPDLLRKIRVQNRNALLTSETFSEFPLGSVEQETEDTGRYRFQLPSGTSLGLKLGQHLVLRGVVNGMEIQRAYTPISSVDVQGFFEVLIKVYEHGLMSQYIKCWKPGDSIAWRGPFGGFLYKPNKFGELIMLCSGTGVAPMLPIVTHVTDNEDDETFITLVVCARNFQNVYMKNFLREQSRFWNIRIFYVLSQEQSLDNLPMSYRENSKLGRIDSEFLAQVLETCRRKPYTLVCGSVSFTEDMTAMMKFLQNDITSIFSF
- the CYB5RL gene encoding NADH-cytochrome b5 reductase-like isoform X1, which encodes MRTLCVCLCARCVCVYAHAVCLSVRTLCVCLCARCVSVCAHAVCVSMRGLCVCLCARCVSVCAHAVCVSMRGLCVCLRTLCVCLCARCVCVCVCAHAVCVCVSVRTLCVSVRTLCVCVSVRTVCVCLCAGCVCPYARCVCVCAHAVCVSVRTLCVCLCARCVCVCAHAVCVSVHCVHVLDIYLVVRVLCVFCGKMHWKTGKKSILMVMTNNDKNDWSSLKPVEPSAAQCCGSGCSPCIYDLYQAELELWEKAKEKDNPDLLRKIRVQNRNALLTSETFSEFPLGSVEQETEDTGRYRFQLPSGTSLGLKLGQHLVLRGVVNGMEIQRAYTPISSVDVQGFFEVLIKVYEHGLMSQYIKCWKPGDSIAWRGPFGGFLYKPNKFGELIMLCSGTGVAPMLPIVTHVTDNEDDETFITLVVCARNFQNVYMKNFLREQSRFWNIRIFYVLSQEQSLDNLPMSYRENSKLGRIDSEFLAQVLETCRRKPYTLVCGSVSFTEDMTAMMKFLQNDITSIFSF
- the MRPL37 gene encoding large ribosomal subunit protein mL37, yielding MAASMLVPSAAGLSCAHRTGLRCLSVSASRSKKQVERPRQRKEPLEIPGLERITYADRCYYVPWLARPKYTEFRMDWNPQYYRSPPVQQMALYKEQPSYMFNPKCRLLGGVKQALWLTKSKLIEGLPQRIVDVCEDPTYAFPNHQEVVHNAISNACLWSTTEEIREREEYCPKLLQNLLYLCQTQNHIYPSLSQRTIVENWKLRTSWHKDSTIYHVRGTDGSLMSAKTPLEPLASSSEIQATAQHVLASLYPLSPAIDLQEVNVYEEKNGIGFKDGFPYSHPHTVYLTEPCSTRAKFLPDQLRAKMLMIAFGGAVAKAKILFGEDVKTLPQPIVVQSVGTDGQLFHFMVLQLNTLNLESNDGIKNIVWMDGDQALYDTVAFKPKIKRKVVLVPAGIAGFNPATFVKFWAMYLNGAV